In Synechococcus sp. CC9616, the following are encoded in one genomic region:
- a CDS encoding queuosine precursor transporter, giving the protein MSSSLQARRDGVFLVLAGLFLGTLGMLNILGLTRFLQLGTIGSWPIVVAVGALPYPITFLCTDLISELWGEQKANQLVWVGLLLNGWVLLILWLGGLLPAMPGSDETTFRNIQALSFGSIGASMVAYFTAQFVDVRLFHFWKQLTDGKALWLRNNGSTLVSQLVDTSAVVLISHFAAHVLPVNPDEALLPQLGSFIAGGYLFKLLAALADTMPFIWLTAWLRSWLDVPGEGAELSTESP; this is encoded by the coding sequence ATGAGCAGCAGCCTCCAGGCCCGGCGCGATGGCGTGTTCCTGGTGTTGGCAGGCCTGTTTCTCGGAACGCTCGGGATGCTCAACATCCTTGGCCTGACTCGCTTTCTGCAATTGGGCACCATCGGCAGCTGGCCGATCGTGGTAGCCGTCGGCGCTCTCCCATATCCGATCACCTTTTTATGCACCGATCTGATCAGTGAGCTCTGGGGGGAACAGAAAGCGAATCAGCTGGTGTGGGTGGGTCTTCTTCTCAATGGCTGGGTCCTGCTGATCCTTTGGCTGGGTGGACTGCTTCCAGCCATGCCGGGAAGCGACGAAACAACCTTCCGCAACATTCAGGCCCTGAGCTTCGGATCCATCGGAGCCTCGATGGTGGCTTATTTCACGGCCCAGTTCGTTGATGTGCGGCTGTTCCACTTCTGGAAACAGCTCACAGATGGCAAAGCGCTCTGGCTGCGCAACAACGGCTCCACTTTGGTGAGTCAGCTAGTGGACACCAGCGCTGTGGTGCTGATCAGCCATTTCGCCGCCCACGTGCTGCCCGTGAATCCGGACGAAGCCCTGCTGCCACAACTTGGGAGTTTCATCGCCGGGGGATATCTGTTCAAACTGTTGGCCGCTCTCGCCGACACCATGCCGTTCATCTGGCTCACGGCATGGTTACGGAGTTGGTTGGATGTCCCTGGAGAGGGCGCGGAATTGTCAACAGAGTCCCCTTGA
- a CDS encoding DNA-3-methyladenine glycosylase: protein MKPIPFDFYARPAEVVGPDLIGCRLVKRQADGSLFWGVIVETEAYSQDEPACHGYRRRSPQNETLFGPPGRFYVYVSYGIHHCVNVVTDRDNWANGVLLRAVALPDEPERAAAGPGLLARRFGLDRHHDTLALTGENDVWLAAWPASLARPTLVTTTRIGISKGEDLPLRWYLQNSRSVSRRAKGDRMPARIDAWSPSAQEGR from the coding sequence ATGAAACCAATTCCTTTCGACTTCTACGCCCGCCCAGCGGAGGTGGTGGGACCTGACTTGATTGGTTGCAGATTGGTCAAACGCCAAGCGGATGGAAGCCTGTTCTGGGGCGTGATTGTGGAAACGGAGGCCTATTCCCAGGATGAGCCCGCTTGCCACGGTTACCGCCGACGCTCACCGCAAAACGAAACCCTGTTTGGCCCGCCAGGGCGCTTTTATGTCTATGTCAGTTACGGCATCCACCACTGCGTGAATGTGGTGACGGATCGCGACAACTGGGCCAATGGAGTGTTGCTGCGAGCCGTCGCACTGCCGGATGAGCCAGAAAGGGCGGCAGCAGGCCCAGGGCTGTTGGCGCGTCGTTTCGGATTGGATCGCCACCATGACACCCTTGCCTTAACCGGTGAAAATGACGTGTGGCTGGCTGCTTGGCCGGCGTCCCTCGCCCGCCCCACGCTTGTGACCACAACCAGGATCGGTATCTCTAAGGGGGAAGACCTGCCCCTGCGCTGGTATCTCCAGAACAGCCGCAGCGTGAGCCGCCGCGCCAAGGGAGATCGCATGCCAGCGCGGATTGACGCATGGTCCCCATCCGCTCAGGAGGGGAGATGA
- a CDS encoding photosystem II manganese-stabilizing polypeptide produces the protein MRIRSLLAAVLALCLAFVTTACSGDSEAVQRGGSNVTYDDIHNTGKANDCPTIADSARGSIPLTVGGQYELRDLCMHPLQVYAKEEPTNRRQVAQFVEGKILTRYTSSLDEVYGDLTVTEEGLQFQEKGGIDFQPITVLVPGGEEFPFTFSSKSLDATAEGAAITTSTDFEGNYRTPSYRTSNFIDPKGRALTTGVQYAQGLVALGGDDEQLEKDNNKRYIDGVGTMSLSITQVDPETGEFAGVFSAIQPSDSDMGGREVVDIKISGELYGRLETL, from the coding sequence ATGCGCATTCGCTCTCTGCTGGCCGCTGTGCTGGCTCTCTGCCTCGCTTTCGTCACCACCGCCTGCAGCGGCGACAGTGAAGCTGTTCAGCGTGGTGGGTCGAATGTGACCTACGACGACATTCACAACACCGGCAAGGCCAACGACTGTCCCACCATCGCTGACTCGGCCCGTGGCTCCATCCCTCTCACCGTTGGTGGTCAGTACGAGTTGCGCGATCTCTGCATGCATCCGCTGCAGGTCTATGCCAAGGAGGAGCCAACCAACCGCCGTCAGGTGGCTCAGTTCGTTGAAGGCAAGATCCTCACCCGTTACACCTCGAGTCTTGATGAGGTCTACGGCGATCTCACCGTGACTGAAGAGGGTCTTCAGTTCCAGGAAAAGGGCGGTATTGACTTCCAGCCCATCACTGTTCTGGTTCCTGGCGGCGAGGAATTCCCCTTCACCTTCTCGAGCAAGTCGCTTGATGCCACCGCTGAGGGTGCCGCCATCACCACCAGTACCGATTTCGAGGGCAACTACCGCACACCGAGCTACCGCACCAGCAATTTCATCGACCCGAAAGGGCGCGCACTCACCACTGGCGTTCAGTACGCCCAGGGCCTGGTGGCATTGGGTGGCGATGACGAGCAGCTGGAGAAGGACAACAACAAGCGCTACATCGACGGCGTCGGCACCATGAGCCTGTCCATCACCCAGGTTGATCCTGAGACCGGTGAGTTCGCTGGCGTCTTCAGCGCCATTCAGCCCTCCGACTCCGACATGGGTGGCCGTGAGGTTGTGGACATCAAGATCAGCGGCGAGCTGTACGGGCGTCTCGAAACCCTCTGA
- a CDS encoding DUF565 domain-containing protein → MAIRLQSTRLQNNVGLVNSRLETWVVNPWRKLSLQLIALLIGFLVGSVITSVAGVLGQMDPVVALIVVLSCELTVRLRRSRTTRRPVPVVIQLLDLSRIGLLYGLFLEAFKLI, encoded by the coding sequence ATGGCGATCCGACTGCAGTCCACGCGTCTTCAGAACAATGTTGGGCTGGTGAATTCCAGGCTGGAAACCTGGGTCGTCAATCCCTGGCGAAAACTTTCCCTGCAGCTGATCGCCCTGTTGATCGGCTTTCTTGTTGGCAGCGTCATCACGTCCGTTGCCGGCGTTCTGGGGCAGATGGATCCGGTGGTTGCCTTGATTGTGGTGTTGAGCTGCGAGCTCACCGTTCGACTGCGACGGAGCAGGACAACACGGAGACCCGTGCCTGTTGTGATTCAACTGTTAGATCTGAGCCGGATCGGCTTGCTGTATGGACTGTTTCTGGAAGCCTTCAAGCTGATCTGA
- the coaBC gene encoding bifunctional phosphopantothenoylcysteine decarboxylase/phosphopantothenate--cysteine ligase CoaBC produces the protein MRTDVGALKGRRVLVAASGSIAAVKTPLLVSGLVQAGAEVRCLLTPSAEQLVSPVAMATLSRHRCYRDQDQWDPSRSRPLHIELAEWAELMVVAPLSATTLGRWSQGLADGLLASTLLACERPVLAAVAMNTAMWRHPAVQANWESLQRLPGVIPLSPTAGLLACDRLGDGRMADPLQIELAVAALFSRQEAELSVDRSWSGRRLLVSAGPTLEAIDAARLISNRSSGRMGVLLAQVARLRGADVELVHGPLQVPQAWLEGLDCEPVESAEQMQQALHRRQDQASALAMVAAVADLRRSDGGLPSKPPKSGLPQLFEQGWEPMPDLLRGLVDRRPAGQRILGFAALTGADHDLLMRGGQKRAGKGCDLLMVNPIDRAGEGFGENQASGWLLGDGLQQRVPLKSKLAVAHHLLDALGELLKTTTSC, from the coding sequence ATGAGGACTGATGTCGGCGCTCTAAAGGGACGACGCGTCCTTGTGGCAGCCAGCGGCAGCATTGCTGCGGTCAAGACCCCGCTGCTGGTGAGTGGTCTGGTGCAAGCCGGTGCTGAGGTGCGCTGTCTGCTCACCCCCAGTGCCGAACAACTCGTCAGTCCTGTGGCGATGGCCACCCTCAGCAGACATCGCTGTTATCGCGACCAGGATCAATGGGATCCAAGCCGTTCCCGTCCACTTCATATCGAACTGGCTGAATGGGCTGAGCTGATGGTGGTGGCCCCGTTAAGTGCCACCACCTTGGGCCGCTGGTCGCAAGGTCTGGCGGATGGTCTGCTGGCGAGCACATTGCTGGCCTGTGAAAGGCCAGTGCTGGCAGCTGTCGCCATGAACACCGCGATGTGGAGGCATCCAGCTGTTCAGGCCAACTGGGAGTCGTTGCAACGGCTGCCGGGTGTCATCCCCCTGTCGCCGACGGCCGGACTGCTGGCCTGCGACAGGCTTGGTGACGGGCGCATGGCTGATCCGCTTCAGATCGAACTCGCCGTCGCTGCCTTGTTCAGTCGTCAAGAGGCTGAACTCAGTGTCGATCGCAGCTGGTCGGGCCGCCGCCTTCTGGTCAGTGCCGGGCCGACCCTCGAGGCGATCGATGCAGCGCGTCTGATCAGCAACCGCAGCAGTGGTCGTATGGGGGTGCTTCTGGCCCAGGTTGCTCGCTTGCGTGGCGCCGATGTTGAGTTGGTGCATGGGCCTTTGCAGGTTCCTCAGGCATGGCTTGAGGGCCTCGACTGCGAGCCTGTGGAATCGGCGGAACAGATGCAGCAGGCCCTCCATCGCCGGCAGGATCAGGCCTCAGCCCTGGCCATGGTGGCGGCGGTGGCTGATCTCAGGCGTTCGGATGGGGGACTGCCGTCCAAACCCCCCAAGTCGGGTCTGCCCCAACTCTTTGAGCAGGGCTGGGAGCCCATGCCGGATCTGCTTCGGGGCTTGGTCGATCGACGGCCGGCAGGACAGCGGATTCTCGGTTTTGCTGCACTGACGGGAGCCGATCACGACCTGCTGATGCGTGGAGGGCAGAAACGGGCCGGGAAGGGATGCGATTTGTTGATGGTCAATCCCATAGACCGCGCTGGTGAGGGTTTCGGTGAGAACCAGGCCAGCGGCTGGTTGCTGGGTGATGGTCTCCAGCAACGCGTGCCGTTGAAATCGAAATTGGCTGTGGCCCACCACCTGCTCGATGCCCTCGGCGAACTTCTCAAGACAACCACCAGTTGTTGA
- a CDS encoding aspartate carbamoyltransferase catalytic subunit, translating to MSGWHHRHILDLAAFSREDFVAVLELAQRFSSLPVTGVRRLPALQGRLVATLFFEPSTRTRSSFELAAKRLSADVQSFSPSSSSLSKGESVLDTARTYVAMGADVLVVRHRSTGVPQQLAAALEQSGDRTVILNGGDGLHSHPSQGLLDLYTLARQFDPAQPTPDVLQGKRVVIVGDILHSRVARSNLWALTACGADVVLCGPPSLLPQAFENFVDAPPPGQPSDPVLNRGQISVERSLEQALPGADAVMTLRLQKERMSQQRLTDLYRYHRDYGLSRERLKLCGKSVPVLHPGPVNRGVEMASDVLDDPSICLVEEQVRNGVPIRMALLYLMAAAESAAEPSLVSSSS from the coding sequence ATGAGCGGTTGGCATCACCGCCACATTCTTGATCTGGCGGCCTTCTCCAGAGAGGACTTCGTCGCCGTGCTGGAACTGGCCCAGCGTTTCAGCTCTCTGCCCGTCACCGGCGTCCGTCGCTTGCCTGCGTTGCAAGGACGACTCGTGGCCACGTTGTTCTTTGAGCCCAGCACAAGAACCCGCAGCAGCTTCGAGCTAGCCGCCAAACGCTTGTCTGCGGATGTGCAGAGCTTTTCGCCGTCCAGCAGTTCCCTGAGCAAGGGGGAGAGTGTGCTCGACACGGCGCGCACCTATGTCGCCATGGGGGCTGATGTGCTGGTGGTGCGGCATCGTTCCACAGGGGTGCCTCAGCAACTGGCGGCGGCACTTGAGCAGTCCGGAGACCGCACCGTGATTCTCAATGGCGGTGATGGCTTGCACAGCCATCCCAGCCAGGGGTTGCTTGATCTCTACACGCTTGCCCGTCAGTTTGATCCTGCCCAACCAACGCCGGATGTTCTCCAGGGCAAAAGGGTCGTGATCGTTGGAGACATCCTGCATTCACGGGTGGCGCGTTCCAATCTTTGGGCACTCACGGCTTGTGGTGCGGATGTTGTGCTCTGCGGTCCTCCCAGTTTGTTGCCGCAGGCATTTGAGAACTTCGTGGATGCGCCTCCGCCAGGGCAGCCTTCAGACCCCGTCTTGAACAGAGGGCAGATCAGCGTTGAGAGAAGCCTGGAGCAGGCCCTCCCCGGTGCCGATGCAGTGATGACCCTGCGGCTGCAGAAGGAACGGATGAGCCAGCAGCGGCTCACGGATCTGTATCGCTACCACCGCGACTACGGCCTGAGTCGGGAACGCCTCAAGCTCTGCGGAAAGAGCGTGCCCGTGCTTCACCCCGGCCCTGTGAACCGGGGCGTGGAAATGGCCAGTGATGTGCTGGACGATCCCTCGATCTGCCTTGTGGAAGAGCAGGTCCGCAACGGTGTTCCCATCAGGATGGCGCTGCTCTATCTGATGGCTGCCGCTGAATCAGCAGCGGAGCCTTCGCTGGTCTCGAGCAGTTCCTGA
- a CDS encoding DUF2555 domain-containing protein, whose protein sequence is MQTASNPSSGSSDPITPERLAAFDEASMAELAQRLDEDDYPTPFAGLSDWHLLRALAIHRPELTRPYLHLVDQEPFDED, encoded by the coding sequence ATGCAGACCGCCTCCAACCCATCGTCCGGTTCCAGCGATCCGATCACCCCTGAACGCCTGGCTGCCTTTGATGAAGCGTCCATGGCTGAGTTGGCTCAACGTCTTGATGAGGATGACTATCCGACGCCGTTCGCCGGCCTGTCCGACTGGCATCTGTTGAGAGCACTCGCCATTCATCGCCCAGAGCTGACCAGGCCCTACCTGCACCTCGTGGATCAGGAACCCTTTGATGAGGACTGA
- the crtR gene encoding beta-carotene hydroxylase, translated as MTQAPESAQQPRLAMESLRSVLSGFIDPPDAWNPTVGLFIAGYVLAGVTIWGWFVGGWPLPLLLITGFLALHLEGTVIHDACHNAAHPNRWLNQAMGHGSALLLGFSFPVFTRVHLQHHANVNDPKNDPDHIVSTFGPLWLIAPRFFYHEWFFFQRRLWKRWELMQWGFERSVFVVIVLAAARFDFLPFIFNCWFAPALMVGVTLGLFFDYLPHRPFLSRSRWRNARVYPGRLMNWLIMGQNYHLVHHLWPSIPWFEYKPAYEATKPLLDSKGSPQRLGIFETRSDGFNFLYDILVGVRSHKSRRSRMRRIAKVLPGRRLQRGWISLLQRTAVSPVRGRS; from the coding sequence ATGACCCAGGCACCTGAATCGGCTCAGCAGCCGCGTCTGGCGATGGAGTCGCTGCGGTCTGTTTTGAGCGGTTTCATTGATCCTCCGGATGCATGGAATCCGACTGTTGGCCTGTTCATCGCGGGATATGTCCTGGCCGGGGTCACCATCTGGGGCTGGTTCGTCGGCGGTTGGCCCCTCCCCCTGCTTTTGATCACGGGCTTTCTGGCTCTTCATCTAGAAGGAACGGTTATTCACGACGCCTGCCATAACGCTGCGCACCCCAATCGTTGGTTGAACCAGGCGATGGGCCATGGCTCGGCCTTGTTGCTGGGATTCAGTTTTCCTGTGTTTACAAGGGTGCATCTTCAGCACCACGCCAATGTGAATGATCCGAAGAATGATCCGGATCACATCGTCAGCACATTCGGCCCTCTTTGGCTGATAGCCCCTCGATTTTTCTACCACGAGTGGTTTTTCTTTCAGCGTCGGCTCTGGAAGCGCTGGGAGTTGATGCAGTGGGGCTTCGAGCGCAGTGTCTTTGTCGTGATTGTTCTCGCCGCTGCACGCTTTGATTTCTTGCCGTTCATTTTCAATTGTTGGTTTGCGCCGGCCCTGATGGTGGGCGTCACTCTGGGCTTGTTTTTCGACTATCTCCCTCACCGCCCATTCCTCTCACGAAGTCGCTGGCGGAATGCCCGGGTTTACCCGGGACGTTTGATGAATTGGTTGATTATGGGGCAGAACTATCACCTGGTGCATCATCTCTGGCCTTCAATTCCCTGGTTTGAGTACAAGCCTGCCTACGAAGCAACAAAACCTCTTCTGGACTCAAAAGGGTCACCGCAGCGTCTCGGCATCTTTGAAACGCGATCCGATGGTTTCAATTTTCTTTACGACATTTTGGTGGGGGTGCGCAGTCATAAGTCACGACGTAGTCGGATGAGGCGCATTGCCAAAGTTTTGCCAGGGCGTCGTTTGCAACGTGGCTGGATTTCGTTGCTTCAGCGAACAGCTGTTAGTCCGGTGCGTGGAAGGAGTTAA
- a CDS encoding Ycf66 family protein, translating to MLATLSGDVCLLFGLALLLLPLLAVELSRPRDGVWGAVVLLLGLVLVTSSDRLRGAPMLAVLCGSLLISRLSAEVGQSRWRALDDEERQRLGSPEYWLTGLKQLGAAASSLSHGLSGAAKQLKPAAKSGVSGKKWVRPETTADGDQLSTEAPETSSTAAETQPLDSEENDLPESKTVAEPQTTAEPKAVAEPKAEPEAVAEPED from the coding sequence ATGCTGGCGACTCTCAGCGGCGACGTCTGCCTGCTGTTCGGCTTGGCACTGCTATTGCTTCCCCTGCTGGCGGTGGAGCTGAGTCGTCCTCGCGATGGCGTTTGGGGGGCGGTGGTGCTGCTGCTCGGCCTTGTGCTGGTCACAAGCAGTGACCGCTTACGAGGTGCTCCCATGCTGGCCGTGCTCTGTGGGAGTTTGCTGATCAGCCGCCTGAGCGCGGAGGTGGGTCAATCCCGCTGGCGCGCTCTCGACGATGAGGAACGGCAGCGTCTGGGGTCTCCTGAGTACTGGCTGACAGGTCTCAAGCAGCTGGGCGCTGCAGCATCAAGCCTGAGCCATGGCCTGAGCGGAGCGGCCAAGCAACTCAAACCGGCGGCGAAGTCAGGGGTGTCAGGGAAGAAATGGGTGCGCCCTGAAACCACCGCCGACGGGGATCAGCTATCCACAGAAGCACCGGAAACGAGCTCAACCGCCGCGGAAACGCAGCCGCTGGACAGCGAGGAGAACGACCTTCCGGAGTCGAAGACAGTGGCTGAACCCCAAACCACGGCTGAACCGAAAGCAGTGGCAGAACCGAAAGCTGAGCCAGAAGCAGTGGCTGAGCCTGAAGACTGA
- the gatC gene encoding Asp-tRNA(Asn)/Glu-tRNA(Gln) amidotransferase subunit GatC → MSRISADDVRKVAKLARLDLADDKIATYTKQLEPILDYVSQLEAVDTTDVPPTTRAVEVVNVTREDGVTPTNVREDILNQAPQREQDFYRVPKILADK, encoded by the coding sequence ATGAGCCGCATCTCTGCCGATGACGTTCGCAAGGTGGCGAAGCTGGCGCGACTGGACCTCGCGGACGACAAGATCGCGACATACACCAAGCAGCTTGAACCGATCCTGGATTACGTCAGTCAGCTCGAGGCCGTCGACACTACTGATGTGCCCCCCACCACGCGCGCTGTAGAAGTGGTGAACGTCACCCGCGAGGACGGCGTCACCCCGACCAATGTGCGCGAAGACATTCTCAATCAAGCTCCCCAACGGGAGCAGGATTTTTATCGCGTGCCAAAAATATTGGCAGACAAATAA
- a CDS encoding creatininase family protein encodes MPASYPGPADNAEGIRLALRSWPEVEAYLEHCKGVIIPLGSTEQHGPTGAIGTDALTAEAIALEVGRRTGVLVTPAQAFGMAEHHLGFAGTMSLQPATLLAVLHDLVLSLARHGFERVFVINGHGGNIATTRAAFAQAHGTAASRDLPVASKLRCRLSNWFMAGPVMREARDLYGDKEGHHATPSEIAVTLQLEPTLVRKQRPLPDPAPAGPIHGPEDFRRRHPDGRMGSHPSLATAEQGASLINTAASALSEDLCRFLSET; translated from the coding sequence ATGCCCGCTTCCTATCCAGGCCCCGCCGACAACGCCGAAGGCATCAGACTCGCCCTGCGCAGCTGGCCGGAAGTTGAGGCCTACCTCGAGCACTGCAAGGGCGTGATCATCCCGCTTGGATCCACCGAACAACACGGGCCCACCGGAGCCATCGGCACCGATGCTCTCACTGCGGAAGCCATAGCCCTGGAAGTCGGTCGGCGCACTGGAGTTCTGGTGACACCAGCCCAGGCCTTCGGCATGGCGGAACATCACCTGGGTTTCGCGGGCACCATGAGCCTTCAACCCGCCACCTTGCTGGCTGTGCTGCACGACCTCGTGCTGTCGTTGGCCCGACACGGTTTTGAGCGCGTGTTTGTGATCAATGGCCATGGCGGCAACATCGCCACCACCAGGGCAGCCTTTGCCCAGGCCCACGGCACCGCCGCCAGTCGAGACCTACCGGTGGCTTCGAAGCTGCGCTGCCGTCTCTCCAACTGGTTCATGGCCGGACCAGTGATGCGAGAAGCTCGCGACCTTTACGGCGATAAGGAAGGCCACCACGCCACCCCCAGCGAGATCGCCGTCACCCTGCAGCTGGAACCCACACTCGTCAGAAAGCAACGGCCTCTGCCGGATCCAGCACCTGCGGGGCCAATTCATGGTCCTGAGGATTTCCGGCGCCGTCATCCGGACGGGCGCATGGGCTCGCATCCCTCCCTCGCCACCGCAGAACAGGGTGCTTCCTTGATCAACACGGCCGCCTCGGCTCTGAGCGAGGATCTCTGCAGATTTTTAAGCGAAACATGA
- a CDS encoding NAD(P)/FAD-dependent oxidoreductase, producing MAGDHFFLELEPPEEHLRSAPHVVIVGGGFAGVHACKALKNVNVRISLIDKRNFNLFQPLLYQVSTGLVSRGDVATPLRELVGTQRNVQVLLGEVTQVNPEGQQIVFNGKALSYDYLVLATGSGSTFFGHEDWRTFAPPMKILEHAEEIRRRLLMAMEQAEQTPDPEAREFLQTVVIVGAGPSGCEMAGAVSELMRWAMENAFKQLDPNKTRIVMVDPGDRVLRAMPEMLSKAALKSLQDDGVEFLPKGRVQTMRPGEVIVGTPDGDVRIQAATVIWTAGVRASHLGKKLSETTGCEVDRGGRVIVEPDFSIPNHPEIRIAGDLSSYSHTSNGKPLPGMAAPAKQAGTFIGKDIAAIVANRSRPTFNYFDFGSMAVLDRATAIADLRGLKFAGGIGWLLWAFVHLVLIPGWENRISLSIKWIFALFTQQRAAMLLTGMPSQHLAIDAADAHFPMKAGEGPSIASPDAALTAAMDYYSHQLTGYPKTQELLETSEGSAADSAAAIR from the coding sequence ATGGCCGGCGACCATTTCTTTCTTGAGCTCGAACCCCCTGAGGAACATCTGCGCAGTGCCCCCCACGTCGTCATCGTCGGAGGTGGTTTCGCTGGCGTTCATGCCTGCAAAGCGCTCAAGAATGTGAATGTCCGAATCAGCTTGATCGACAAACGCAATTTCAATCTCTTCCAACCGCTCCTTTATCAGGTTTCGACGGGCTTGGTCTCCCGCGGAGATGTCGCCACGCCCTTGCGTGAACTGGTTGGTACTCAGCGGAATGTGCAGGTGCTGCTGGGGGAAGTGACCCAGGTGAATCCGGAAGGCCAACAGATCGTCTTCAACGGCAAGGCTCTCAGCTACGACTACCTGGTGCTGGCCACCGGATCAGGCAGCACCTTCTTCGGCCATGAAGACTGGCGCACCTTCGCTCCGCCGATGAAGATTCTCGAGCACGCCGAGGAGATCCGCCGCCGGCTGCTGATGGCGATGGAGCAAGCCGAACAGACACCGGATCCAGAGGCGCGGGAATTTCTTCAAACCGTGGTGATCGTCGGTGCTGGACCTAGCGGCTGCGAAATGGCAGGAGCTGTGTCGGAACTGATGCGCTGGGCGATGGAGAACGCCTTCAAGCAGCTCGATCCGAACAAAACCCGGATCGTCATGGTCGATCCCGGCGACCGCGTGCTGCGGGCCATGCCGGAGATGCTTTCCAAGGCAGCTCTGAAATCCCTGCAGGACGACGGCGTCGAATTCCTGCCCAAGGGTCGCGTGCAGACCATGCGTCCCGGTGAGGTGATCGTCGGTACCCCGGATGGAGACGTTCGCATCCAGGCAGCCACGGTGATCTGGACAGCCGGTGTGCGTGCCTCCCATTTGGGCAAAAAACTCAGTGAAACCACTGGATGCGAGGTGGACCGGGGGGGTCGGGTGATTGTCGAGCCGGATTTCTCGATCCCAAACCACCCTGAGATCCGCATTGCAGGGGACCTCAGCAGCTACAGCCACACCAGCAATGGCAAACCTCTTCCCGGCATGGCTGCCCCCGCGAAGCAGGCGGGCACCTTCATCGGCAAGGACATCGCCGCCATCGTCGCTAATCGATCACGCCCGACCTTCAACTACTTCGATTTCGGCAGCATGGCGGTGCTGGATCGAGCCACGGCCATTGCTGATCTGCGTGGCCTGAAGTTTGCCGGAGGCATCGGCTGGCTGCTCTGGGCGTTTGTTCACCTGGTGCTGATACCCGGCTGGGAAAACCGCATTTCCCTGTCGATCAAATGGATCTTCGCTCTTTTCACACAACAGCGCGCCGCGATGCTGCTGACCGGCATGCCCAGCCAGCATCTCGCCATCGACGCGGCCGATGCACACTTCCCGATGAAGGCGGGAGAGGGTCCTTCGATCGCGTCTCCGGATGCTGCTCTCACCGCCGCGATGGACTACTACTCCCATCAACTGACGGGGTACCCAAAAACTCAGGAACTGCTCGAGACCAGCGAAGGCTCCGCTGCTGATTCAGCGGCAGCCATCAGATAG